From Paenibacillus sp. GP183, one genomic window encodes:
- a CDS encoding DUF1273 domain-containing protein — protein sequence MKSVLITGYKATELGIFSLKHPGIEVIKKAIKKQVIALLDEGLEWIVVSGQWGVELWAAEAVLELKSTYESLRLAVITPFLEQDENWSDEKKRLYQSVIQQANYTNSVTKSKYSGPWQFAEKNKFLLRNTDGIILVYDEEQVGSPKYMKELARQHALSRHYPIYSIQVLDLQSIAEEDQPEYW from the coding sequence GTGAAGAGTGTTTTAATTACGGGTTACAAGGCGACGGAATTGGGCATTTTTTCGCTCAAGCACCCGGGTATTGAAGTTATCAAAAAAGCGATCAAAAAGCAAGTCATTGCCTTGCTGGATGAGGGTCTGGAATGGATCGTCGTCAGTGGACAGTGGGGTGTAGAGCTGTGGGCCGCAGAGGCGGTACTGGAGCTGAAGAGTACTTATGAAAGCCTTCGATTAGCTGTCATTACGCCTTTTTTGGAGCAAGACGAGAACTGGTCTGATGAAAAGAAACGCTTGTACCAAAGCGTGATTCAGCAGGCAAATTATACAAACAGCGTTACGAAAAGTAAATACTCAGGCCCTTGGCAGTTCGCCGAGAAAAATAAATTTTTACTGCGGAACACGGACGGCATCATCCTTGTGTATGACGAGGAACAAGTCGGCTCCCCAAAATATATGAAAGAGCTTGCCCGGCAGCATGCCCTATCCCGGCATTATCCGATTTATAGTATCCAAGTACTTGATCTGCAAAGTATCGCTGAAGAAGATCAGCCTGAATATTGGTGA
- a CDS encoding HD-GYP domain-containing protein, with the protein MRKVSIQVVNPGDKLARDITMDNGNALLVSGRELNTVLIQRLKAQGIDTVYIEDKLTEDIRPFETLNEETRLRTIQAMRHSVTLTEDPVLDARAAVPKLSSIFRDVFRGLLNDIMQQGPMLIHLADLFVTDDYLFHQAINVTALSIIVGVSKGYSEKQLEELGIGALLADIGMVKLPKSLWNKQSSLSAEEREQLRRHPEEGYLFLRKQEDISMLSALCARQHHERYDGKGYPHGLKEDEIHEYAQIIAIADVYSALTSTRMHRQRYTPGEALEYLYGAGNSQFSLSLLQLFTSQVAVSPVASTVLLNTGQLGVIAEVKPSLVTRPIVRIIRESDGSTAQLQRNLDLSLQHNVTIVNLV; encoded by the coding sequence ATGCGCAAGGTTTCAATCCAGGTGGTGAATCCGGGGGATAAGCTGGCTCGTGATATTACGATGGATAACGGAAATGCTCTCCTTGTTTCAGGCAGGGAATTAAACACTGTTTTAATCCAAAGATTAAAAGCTCAAGGTATTGATACGGTTTACATAGAGGACAAGCTCACTGAAGACATCCGGCCTTTTGAAACCCTGAATGAAGAAACACGGCTGCGAACCATTCAGGCCATGCGACATTCCGTGACGCTGACCGAAGATCCAGTATTGGACGCACGTGCGGCTGTTCCCAAGCTCTCTTCCATATTCAGAGATGTATTCCGGGGATTATTAAACGACATCATGCAGCAAGGACCCATGCTGATTCATCTTGCCGATCTCTTTGTGACGGATGATTACTTGTTTCATCAAGCCATCAATGTCACCGCTTTATCGATCATTGTCGGCGTATCCAAAGGCTATAGCGAGAAACAGCTGGAGGAACTCGGTATCGGTGCGCTGCTAGCGGACATCGGTATGGTGAAGCTGCCTAAGTCGCTTTGGAATAAGCAATCGTCGCTTTCTGCTGAAGAGCGGGAGCAGCTCCGCAGGCATCCGGAGGAAGGATATTTGTTCCTGCGCAAGCAGGAGGATATCAGCATGCTTTCCGCGCTGTGCGCCAGACAGCATCATGAGCGCTATGACGGCAAAGGATATCCGCACGGATTAAAAGAGGACGAAATTCACGAATATGCCCAAATCATTGCGATAGCTGACGTTTACTCGGCGCTCACCTCTACACGAATGCACCGCCAGCGCTATACACCCGGAGAAGCTCTGGAATACTTATATGGGGCGGGCAATTCGCAGTTTTCATTAAGCTTGCTGCAATTATTTACCTCACAGGTTGCAGTCTCTCCGGTTGCATCCACCGTGCTGCTCAATACGGGCCAACTTGGCGTTATAGCCGAAGTAAAGCCCTCGCTCGTCACCCGTCCCATCGTCCGAATCATCCGCGAATCCGATGGATCAACAGCCCAGCTTCAGCGAAATCTCGATTTGAGCCTGCAGCATAATGTAACCATCGTCAATTTGGTGTAG
- a CDS encoding nicotinate phosphoribosyltransferase, whose product MSYDNLTLHTDKYQINMMYAHFLNGSHQEKAVFEGYFRKLPFGNGYAVFAGLQRIVDYIRSLSFGDEEIAFLERQEENYKTEFLDELRSFRFSGDLSCVQEGTVVFANEPLIRVEARVFEAQLVETAILNFLNYQTLIATKASRIKQITLNDILLEFGTRRAQEADAAVWGARAAYIAGFDATSNLRAGMLFGIPTKGTNAHSWIQGHDTEAEAFQKYAEALPDQVTLLVDTYDTLKSGVPNAIRTAKWLEGQGKRMNAIRLDSGDLAYLSKGARKMLDAAGLSYVQIVASNELDENIIFNLKAEGAKIDVWGVGTHLITAEDQPSLGGVYKLVAREKDGAYIPVIKISGNPEKVSAPGVKEVYRIINRETGKAEADYIALREEEDVRQGMRIKLFDPLHPYIHKYMENYEAMTLLSPIFKGGELVVDLPDLQQIRAHHRAQLTFFWPEYLRKLNPEMYPVDLSTKAWELRLSMIQQFKM is encoded by the coding sequence ATGTCGTACGATAATCTGACGCTGCACACGGATAAATACCAAATTAATATGATGTATGCCCATTTTCTAAATGGTTCCCATCAGGAAAAAGCCGTGTTTGAGGGGTATTTTCGCAAGCTCCCTTTCGGAAATGGATATGCCGTGTTTGCAGGGCTTCAGCGCATTGTGGATTATATTCGCAGCTTGTCCTTCGGCGACGAAGAAATAGCCTTTTTGGAGCGGCAGGAGGAGAATTACAAGACTGAATTTCTTGATGAGCTGCGCAGCTTTCGCTTCAGCGGAGATCTATCCTGCGTACAGGAAGGAACCGTTGTATTCGCGAACGAGCCCCTCATTCGAGTGGAGGCCAGGGTTTTTGAAGCCCAATTGGTGGAGACGGCCATACTGAACTTCTTGAATTATCAGACCCTGATCGCAACAAAAGCATCGCGCATCAAGCAAATCACTCTGAACGACATCCTTCTGGAGTTTGGAACTCGACGAGCGCAGGAAGCCGATGCTGCGGTATGGGGAGCAAGAGCGGCCTACATCGCTGGCTTTGATGCGACCTCCAATTTGCGAGCAGGCATGCTGTTCGGTATTCCGACCAAAGGAACGAATGCGCACAGCTGGATTCAGGGCCATGATACGGAAGCAGAAGCGTTTCAGAAATACGCGGAGGCTCTTCCCGATCAGGTGACCCTCCTGGTAGACACCTATGACACTTTAAAAAGCGGAGTTCCGAACGCCATCCGAACAGCCAAATGGCTGGAGGGGCAAGGCAAACGCATGAATGCCATTCGTCTGGACAGCGGAGACTTGGCGTATCTGTCCAAAGGCGCGAGAAAAATGCTGGACGCTGCCGGCCTGAGCTATGTTCAAATTGTCGCATCGAACGAACTCGATGAGAACATCATTTTCAACCTCAAGGCAGAGGGTGCGAAAATTGACGTTTGGGGTGTCGGCACTCATCTGATCACCGCCGAGGATCAGCCGTCGTTAGGTGGGGTCTACAAGCTTGTGGCGCGCGAGAAAGACGGGGCTTACATCCCGGTCATTAAAATATCGGGGAACCCCGAAAAGGTATCAGCACCCGGCGTGAAAGAAGTTTATCGCATCATAAACAGAGAAACGGGAAAAGCGGAAGCTGATTACATTGCATTAAGGGAAGAGGAGGATGTGCGGCAGGGAATGCGAATCAAGCTGTTCGATCCCTTGCATCCATATATTCATAAATATATGGAGAATTATGAAGCGATGACCTTGCTGTCGCCTATTTTTAAAGGCGGCGAGCTGGTGGTTGATCTCCCTGATCTGCAGCAAATTCGGGCGCACCATCGAGCTCAGCTGACTTTTTTTTGGCCGGAGTATTTGCGCAAGCTGAACCCGGAAATGTATCCGGTGGATTTAAGCACGAAGGCATGGGAACTGCGTTTGTCGATGATTCAACAGTTTAAGATGTAA
- a CDS encoding futalosine hydrolase has translation MITEPYRDTFTGGRILIMTAVAVEQEAVLRGLQGDNRFDVLLAGVGPASAAARTAAALTTADYGLVVSAGIGGGFMGQAAVGTLAVANRIVAADLGAETAEGFSSLEELGFGSASIEADAAMARRVAEAMEASGLQVRTGPVLTMSTVTGSAATAAKLAVRVPGAVAEAMEGFGVATAAAHRGIAVLEIRAISNPVGPRDRAAWRIGEALAALEAASKILMEVLG, from the coding sequence ATGATTACCGAACCCTACAGAGACACTTTTACGGGCGGGCGCATCCTGATCATGACCGCTGTTGCGGTCGAGCAGGAAGCGGTACTGCGCGGGCTGCAAGGCGACAACAGGTTTGACGTCCTGCTTGCAGGCGTCGGACCGGCTTCAGCAGCGGCCCGCACAGCTGCAGCGCTGACCACCGCCGACTACGGCTTGGTGGTGAGCGCCGGAATCGGCGGCGGCTTCATGGGACAAGCCGCCGTCGGCACTTTGGCGGTGGCGAACAGAATTGTCGCCGCCGATCTGGGCGCAGAGACTGCTGAAGGCTTCAGCAGTCTGGAGGAGCTGGGCTTCGGCTCCGCCAGCATCGAGGCAGATGCCGCGATGGCGAGGCGGGTCGCCGAAGCAATGGAAGCGTCCGGGCTGCAGGTCCGGACGGGGCCTGTACTGACCATGTCGACCGTGACAGGGTCAGCCGCGACTGCGGCGAAGCTGGCGGTCCGGGTGCCGGGCGCAGTCGCGGAAGCGATGGAGGGCTTCGGCGTGGCCACCGCAGCCGCCCATCGCGGCATCGCGGTTTTGGAAATCCGCGCGATTTCCAACCCGGTCGGTCCTCGCGACCGAGCCGCCTGGCGGATCGGTGAAGCCTTGGCCGCATTGGAAGCGGCGAGTAAAATATTAATGGAGGTTTTAGGATGA
- a CDS encoding HAMP domain-containing protein, translating to MPEKEQNNKEIMKDQLDSGELLNALMALKKGNFSYRMPYDHTGIAGKVADTFNEIMDMQESLVTEVQTVAKVVGKEGQLSRRFAHKNTGGSWEAVFESLNGLVIDLIQPTSEMVRVINAVAQGDLSQKVELEFEGRALTGEFQRSANNINMMVNQLSTFASEVTRVAREVGTDGKLGGQADVKGVSGTWKDLTDSVNNMASNLTDQVRNIAAVTTAVAKGDLSKQITVNAKGEFLELKNTINTMVDQLSTFASEVTRVAREVGTEGKLGGQADVKDVSGTWRDLTESVNNMASNLTDQVRNIAVVTTAVANGDLSKKITADVQGEMFELKITINTMVDQLSTFASEVTRMAREVGTEGILGGQAEVTDVAGTWRDLTESVNSMATNLTNQVRNIAEVTTAVANGDLSKKITVDVKGEMLQLKSTVNTMVEQLSTFASEVTRVAREVSTEGILGGQADVKGVSGTWKDLTDNVNLMAGTLTDQVRNIAEVTTAVAKGDLSKQITVNAKGEILELKNTINTMVDQLSMFASEVTRVAREVGTLGMLGGQAQVKGVAGTWRDLTESVNNMASNLTGQVRNIAVVTTAVANGDLSKKITADVQGEMFELKNTINTMVDQLSTFASEVTRVAREVGTEGRLGGQAQVKGVGGTWRDLTESVNYMASNLTDQVRNIADVTTAVAKGDLGKKITVDVKGEMLQLKSTINTMVDQLSNFASEVTRVAREVGTEGKLGAQADVKDVSGTWKDLTDTVNYMASNLTIQMRNIAGVTTAVANGDLSKKITVDVKGELLELKNTINTMVDQLNSFASEVTRVAREVGTDGKLGVQAQVRGVGGTWKDLTDNVNIMATNLTDQVRGIAKVVTAVANGNLNRKLNVEAKGEIAELTDTINNMIDTLATFADQVTTVAREVGAEGKLGGQANVPGAAGTWRDLTDNVNYMASTLTTQVRAITNVATAVTKGDLSRTIDVATAGELATLKDNMNEMIRNLKETTRINTEQDWLKTNLAKFSRLLQGQRDLYAVCRMILSELAPLVSMQHGVFYINEPQNGEAVLKLFASYAYQQRKNLSNEFREGQGLVGQCLIENSRILLTNVPSDYVVISSGLGEGKPLNIVLLPIIFEDQVLAVLELASFRPFSEIDLAFLDQLTESIGIVINTMQANQRTEELLMQSQSLTEELQNQQMELQNTNEELEEKAKLLVIQKAEVESKNNEVEVAKRFLEEKAEQLVVTSKYKSQFFANMSHELRTPLNSLLLLAEQLVENPEENLTEIQVKFAKTIQDSGYELLSLINDILDLSKIESGTTTAEYSETSISELTDGLDRTFRHMIDEKKLEYVIKLEPNVPEKIVTDGKRLQQILKNLLSNSFKFTEKGRVMLLIRQATNEWSRDNETLNRAQSVLCFSVSDTGIGISKDKQQIIFEAFQQADGSTNREYGGTGLGLAISRELASMLGGEITLYSVVGKGSTFNLYLPLDGDFLDPEEEAKYVPEVIDVTPPKRTRNFMNVDEEIIDDRDNISPNDRVFLVIEDDLKFNEILLDTLRKKEIKVIITNKGSDALELAHKYQPAAITLDLHLKDTDGWLVIEHLKNDISVRHIPVCVITVEEDEIQLLQKGVYDYIYKPVSKEDLENALNKINEFSDKSHHTLLIAVNNVERRKQFVELIDYKDIKIIAVDTGRKALNQLKSKDFDCVLADIDLPDMTVTQFVREMQKNPKNKYRPIVLNRSKKLSAEEENELEELMKTAIIKEVKSNIQILDETTLFLHRKAENLPDGSKETLVKLHQSDAMIETKKVLVVDDDIRNIFALTTILERHGMKVIAAENGHDAIKILEETPDIKIVLMDIMMPVMDGYETTRTIRENPEFQELPIIALTAKAMKGDREQCLEAGASDYITKPVNSAQLLAMIRDWLGSTDEDAANAPHKVEGFFKDF from the coding sequence ATGCCTGAAAAAGAGCAAAATAACAAAGAAATTATGAAAGACCAGCTAGATTCTGGTGAACTGTTAAATGCTTTAATGGCTCTGAAAAAAGGGAACTTTTCATACCGTATGCCTTATGATCACACCGGTATAGCAGGAAAAGTAGCGGATACCTTTAATGAGATTATGGATATGCAGGAAAGCTTGGTCACCGAGGTTCAGACCGTTGCCAAGGTTGTAGGTAAAGAAGGGCAATTGAGCCGGAGATTTGCGCACAAAAATACAGGCGGTTCTTGGGAAGCTGTCTTTGAGTCCCTGAATGGGCTCGTTATTGACTTGATTCAACCAACCAGTGAAATGGTTCGTGTTATCAACGCCGTTGCGCAGGGAGATCTGTCCCAGAAGGTAGAGCTTGAGTTTGAAGGAAGAGCCTTGACGGGGGAATTCCAGCGTTCGGCCAATAACATTAATATGATGGTGAATCAACTCAGTACTTTTGCTTCCGAGGTTACACGTGTTGCACGCGAGGTAGGTACGGACGGGAAGCTGGGCGGACAAGCTGATGTAAAAGGTGTTTCCGGCACATGGAAGGATTTAACGGACAGCGTTAACAACATGGCTTCCAACTTGACGGATCAGGTGCGTAATATCGCCGCAGTTACAACAGCCGTTGCAAAAGGGGACTTATCCAAGCAAATTACAGTTAATGCGAAAGGCGAATTCCTTGAACTGAAAAATACAATCAATACGATGGTGGATCAGCTTTCCACCTTTGCTTCCGAGGTTACAAGGGTTGCTCGGGAGGTTGGTACCGAAGGCAAGCTGGGCGGACAAGCGGATGTTAAGGACGTTTCCGGAACATGGCGCGACTTGACCGAGAGCGTTAATAACATGGCGAGCAATTTGACCGATCAGGTGCGAAACATCGCGGTCGTTACAACCGCGGTTGCGAACGGAGATTTATCGAAGAAAATTACGGCCGACGTCCAAGGGGAAATGTTTGAGCTAAAGATCACGATCAATACGATGGTGGATCAGCTTTCGACTTTCGCCTCCGAGGTTACACGGATGGCTCGAGAGGTTGGAACCGAGGGGATCCTTGGCGGACAAGCTGAGGTTACGGATGTTGCCGGTACATGGCGCGATTTGACAGAAAGCGTTAACTCGATGGCGACCAATTTGACGAATCAGGTGCGGAACATAGCCGAAGTCACGACTGCCGTTGCGAACGGGGATCTATCCAAGAAGATCACGGTAGATGTCAAAGGGGAAATGCTCCAGCTCAAGAGCACGGTCAATACGATGGTGGAGCAGCTTTCAACCTTCGCTTCAGAGGTTACGCGTGTAGCGCGCGAGGTTTCTACGGAAGGTATTCTCGGGGGACAAGCTGATGTTAAAGGCGTATCCGGTACATGGAAGGACTTGACGGACAACGTTAATCTCATGGCGGGTACATTGACGGATCAAGTGCGAAACATCGCCGAGGTTACAACCGCGGTTGCGAAGGGTGATCTATCTAAGCAGATTACGGTTAACGCCAAAGGCGAAATTCTAGAATTGAAAAATACGATCAATACGATGGTGGATCAGCTCTCCATGTTTGCCTCCGAGGTTACGCGTGTGGCGCGTGAGGTAGGAACGCTCGGTATGCTCGGCGGACAAGCTCAGGTTAAAGGCGTCGCCGGAACATGGCGGGATTTGACCGAGAGCGTTAACAATATGGCCTCCAACTTGACGGGTCAGGTGCGTAATATCGCCGTCGTGACAACAGCTGTTGCGAACGGGGATCTGTCGAAGAAGATTACGGCCGACGTTCAAGGGGAAATGTTCGAACTGAAAAATACGATCAATACGATGGTGGACCAGCTCTCCACCTTTGCGTCCGAGGTTACGCGGGTGGCGCGGGAGGTTGGTACTGAAGGAAGGCTGGGCGGACAAGCTCAGGTTAAGGGGGTCGGCGGGACGTGGAGAGACCTTACCGAAAGCGTTAATTACATGGCCAGCAATTTGACCGACCAGGTGCGTAATATCGCTGATGTTACAACCGCGGTTGCGAAGGGGGATCTGGGCAAAAAGATCACCGTTGACGTCAAGGGAGAAATGCTGCAGCTGAAAAGCACGATCAATACGATGGTGGATCAGCTCAGCAACTTCGCGTCCGAGGTAACCCGCGTAGCCCGCGAGGTAGGGACAGAAGGAAAGCTGGGCGCACAAGCAGACGTAAAAGACGTATCCGGAACATGGAAAGACTTAACGGATACGGTTAACTATATGGCCAGCAACCTGACGATTCAGATGCGTAATATCGCAGGTGTGACGACGGCGGTTGCGAACGGCGATTTGTCCAAGAAAATCACCGTCGATGTTAAAGGTGAGCTGCTCGAACTGAAGAACACCATCAATACGATGGTGGATCAACTGAACTCCTTCGCATCCGAGGTTACGAGGGTTGCCCGCGAGGTTGGTACGGACGGTAAGCTGGGCGTGCAAGCGCAGGTGCGCGGCGTCGGCGGAACCTGGAAGGATCTTACCGATAACGTTAATATCATGGCGACGAATCTGACCGATCAAGTGCGCGGCATCGCCAAGGTCGTTACGGCCGTTGCTAACGGTAACTTGAACAGGAAGCTGAACGTTGAAGCCAAAGGTGAAATCGCAGAGCTTACAGATACGATCAATAACATGATCGATACGCTGGCTACCTTCGCCGATCAGGTTACTACCGTGGCTCGCGAGGTAGGAGCGGAAGGTAAGCTGGGCGGACAAGCGAACGTTCCAGGCGCAGCCGGTACTTGGCGCGATCTGACCGATAACGTTAACTATATGGCGAGTACATTGACCACTCAGGTGCGAGCCATTACGAACGTTGCGACAGCGGTGACGAAGGGTGACCTCTCCAGAACGATTGATGTCGCCACAGCAGGCGAATTGGCAACGCTGAAGGATAACATGAATGAGATGATTCGCAACCTGAAGGAAACGACCCGCATCAATACCGAGCAGGATTGGCTGAAGACCAACCTGGCCAAATTTTCCCGATTGCTGCAGGGCCAAAGAGATCTGTATGCGGTTTGCCGCATGATTCTTTCCGAGCTGGCGCCGCTGGTTTCCATGCAGCATGGAGTTTTCTACATTAATGAGCCTCAGAACGGCGAGGCCGTACTGAAGCTGTTTGCCAGCTATGCCTATCAGCAGCGCAAGAATCTGTCTAACGAATTCAGGGAGGGGCAAGGCCTGGTGGGCCAGTGCTTAATTGAGAATTCACGAATTTTGCTCACCAATGTACCTTCTGATTATGTGGTCATTTCATCCGGTTTGGGGGAAGGAAAGCCGCTTAACATTGTGCTGCTTCCGATTATCTTTGAAGATCAGGTGCTGGCTGTACTTGAGCTCGCTTCCTTCCGTCCTTTCAGTGAAATTGATCTAGCCTTCCTGGATCAGCTGACCGAATCCATTGGGATCGTGATTAACACGATGCAGGCCAACCAGCGAACAGAGGAGCTGCTGATGCAGTCCCAATCCTTGACCGAAGAGCTGCAGAACCAGCAAATGGAGCTGCAAAACACAAACGAGGAGCTGGAGGAAAAAGCCAAGCTGCTTGTTATCCAAAAAGCCGAAGTGGAAAGCAAAAACAACGAGGTCGAGGTCGCCAAACGCTTCCTGGAGGAAAAAGCAGAACAGCTTGTGGTGACCTCCAAGTACAAATCACAGTTTTTTGCCAACATGTCGCATGAACTCAGAACACCGCTGAATTCCTTGTTATTGCTTGCGGAACAGCTGGTGGAAAATCCGGAAGAGAACCTGACCGAGATTCAAGTGAAATTCGCCAAAACGATTCAAGATTCAGGCTACGAGCTGCTTAGTTTGATCAATGATATTCTGGATTTATCCAAGATTGAATCCGGCACGACTACAGCCGAATACAGCGAAACCTCGATCAGTGAATTAACCGATGGATTAGACCGCACCTTCCGTCATATGATTGATGAGAAGAAGCTCGAATACGTCATTAAACTCGAACCGAATGTACCGGAGAAAATTGTCACCGACGGCAAGAGATTGCAGCAAATTCTCAAAAATCTGCTTTCCAATTCTTTCAAATTCACGGAAAAGGGCCGCGTCATGCTTCTTATTCGCCAAGCCACGAACGAATGGAGCAGGGATAACGAAACGTTGAATCGAGCCCAATCGGTGCTTTGCTTCTCCGTCAGCGACACGGGCATCGGAATCTCCAAGGATAAGCAGCAAATTATTTTCGAAGCCTTCCAGCAAGCGGATGGAAGCACGAACCGTGAATATGGCGGTACGGGATTAGGTCTTGCTATTTCACGTGAATTAGCCTCCATGCTGGGTGGCGAAATCACGCTCTACAGCGTAGTCGGAAAAGGCTCAACCTTTAACCTGTACCTGCCGCTGGATGGAGATTTCCTCGATCCGGAGGAGGAAGCCAAATATGTGCCGGAAGTCATTGATGTGACTCCTCCGAAACGGACCCGCAATTTTATGAATGTGGATGAGGAAATTATCGATGACAGAGATAACATCTCACCGAATGATCGTGTCTTCCTGGTTATTGAAGATGATCTTAAATTCAACGAAATTTTGCTGGATACTCTGAGGAAAAAAGAAATCAAAGTCATCATCACCAATAAAGGCTCGGATGCTTTGGAGCTTGCGCACAAATACCAGCCTGCGGCGATAACCTTGGATCTGCATCTGAAGGACACGGATGGATGGCTCGTCATTGAACATTTGAAAAATGATATTTCTGTCCGCCATATTCCAGTCTGTGTCATTACCGTGGAAGAAGATGAGATTCAACTTTTGCAAAAAGGCGTGTATGACTATATTTACAAGCCGGTAAGCAAAGAGGATCTGGAAAATGCACTGAATAAGATCAATGAATTCTCGGATAAATCTCATCATACTCTGCTTATCGCAGTGAACAACGTGGAGCGCCGGAAACAATTCGTGGAGCTGATCGACTACAAGGATATCAAAATCATAGCAGTAGATACGGGGCGCAAAGCATTGAATCAATTGAAATCAAAAGATTTTGATTGTGTGCTGGCTGACATCGATTTGCCTGATATGACGGTAACTCAATTTGTGCGGGAAATGCAAAAAAATCCAAAAAACAAATACAGGCCCATCGTCCTGAATCGCAGCAAGAAGCTGTCTGCCGAGGAAGAAAATGAGCTCGAAGAACTCATGAAAACGGCGATAATCAAAGAAGTGAAATCGAATATTCAAATATTGGATGAAACGACACTTTTCCTCCATCGGAAAGCGGAGAATCTGCCGGATGGCTCCAAGGAAACACTTGTCAAGCTTCATCAATCCGATGCGATGATCGAGACCAAGAAAGTGCTCGTCGTTGATGACGATATCCGTAATATTTTTGCATTGACGACCATTTTGGAACGTCACGGAATGAAAGTCATTGCTGCCGAGAACGGTCATGATGCGATCAAGATTTTGGAAGAGACACCGGATATCAAAATTGTATTAATGGATATTATGATGCCGGTCATGGATGGGTATGAGACAACTCGCACCATCCGGGAGAATCCGGAATTCCAGGAGCTGCCGATCATTGCGCTGACCGCCAAGGCTATGAAGGGTGATCGGGAGCAATGTCTTGAAGCAGGTGCTTCCGATTACATTACCAAGCCGGTCAATAGTGCTCAATTACTGGCGATGATCCGTGATTGGTTAGGCTCAAC